AGGTCGTACTCGTGCAGCACGCGCGGACGCACCGAGCTCGACGCGGTCGCCCGGTCCGTCTCGTTGTTGTGGGCCAGCCAGTGCTTGAGCACCGGGGCGGTGCGCCAGTACGTCGGGTGGTCGCCGCGCAGCCCGCGGGTGTAGGCGGTGGCGATGGCGGAGGTGAGCTTCGGGTCCTCCGAATAGCCCTCCTCGTTACGGCCCCACAGCGGGTGCCGGAGCAGGTTGACCGTCGGCGCCCAGACATTGAGGCCGACGCGGTCGTCACGGGCCCGCATGGCCCGGACCTCCTTGGACACCGCCTCGCCGACCCGCCGTACGAGCTCGGTGTTCCAGGTCGCGCCGAGGCCGACCGACTGCGGGAAGACCGTCGCCGGGCCCATCCACGCGACGCCGTGCAGCGCCTCCTGGCCGGTGCGGAACCCGTCGAGGCCGAGCCGCTCGAGGGCCGGGGTGAACTGGTGCAGGAAACCGATCTTCTCGTCGGGGGTCAGTCGCGACAGCAGATCGTCGATGCGCTTCGCGAACGGCAGACGGTCATCGCGAAACGGTGGCGTGTGCGGCGGGTGTGCGGTCACGTGGGGATCCCCTTGTGATGAATCGATTCGATGCTTTCGAAGCGCTTCGATGCTCATTCGGCACCGGGGTGGGTGTCAAGAGATCAACACCGTCACTTCAAGCGGTGCATAAGAAAAGGTCACCCATTCCACCGCCGAGGAATCTTGCATCCGACCCTTGTGCACCCCTGGGTGTTCACTTAACCTCACAGCAACATCGAAGCGCTTCGACTACGGATCGCCGCACCAAGGGTCGAAGAACAGCTTCAGCTCAGCCAGTTCCACTCAAGACACCACAGCCGACGGCTCCACCGCCGGGTGTCCTGGTGCGCCATGAAGGGTTGACGCAATGACGCCGAACGCCGCCGCCCCCTCCTCCGGTCCTGACGGGCCGAGCCGGAGAAGCTTCCTCGCCTCGACAGCGGTCGCCACCGCCGCCGTGGCGGGCGGGATGCCGCTGCTCTCCGCCTGTGGCGGCTCGGACAGCGAATCGCGTGAGGGGACCACGTCGGGCAAGGCCGCGGACAAGCTGCTCCCGACGTACGTCGCCAGCAAGGTAGCCAATCCCGACCTTCCGTCGAAGAACGGTTCGGCGGCCGGATTCACCGGAAAGGTCGACCTCGCGGCCCTGGATGCCTCGGTCCCCAAGAAGCTCGGCACGGGCGCCTCCTTCAAGATCATGTCCCCGTTCTGGGGCTCCCCGCCGAAGGCCGGCTGCGCCTACTACACCGCGCTCGACGCCGCCGCGGGCACCAAGATCACCTGGCAGAACCAGGACGGCAACACCTACGGCGAGAAGCTCGGCGCCGTCCTCGCCTCCAGCTCCATACCCGACATGGTGGTCGTGCCCGGCTGGGAACTGGTCGGCAAGATCGCGAACGCCGTCACCGCGAAGTTCATGGACCTCGGCCCCTATCTGGCGGGCGACAAGGTCAAGAAGTACCCGAACCTGGCCGCGATCCCCTCCGACGCCTGGCGCATGGGCATCTTCGGCGGGGCGCTGCGCGGTATCCCGATGCCGGCCGCCAGCGCGTCCACCATCGTGCCGTACTACCGCAAGGACATCTTCGACAAGAAGGGGTACACGGTCCCCAAGTCGCCCGACGAGTTCCTCAGCTGGGCGAAGGAGGCCACCAGCGCCAAGGCCAAGGTGTGGGCCTGCGGCGACCTGAACTGGACCGCGTGGAACATCTTCGGTGTCCGCGGTTCCGGGTCGATCGGCTGGAACATCGGCGACGACGGCAAGCTGACGTACCGCATCGAGCAGCCCGAGTACCTCGAAGCCCTGGAGTGGACCCGCAAACTGTTCGACGCGGGCGTGGTCCACCCCGACGACAAGGCGCGCACCGGCGACGCGGGCAACCGCTTCACCGCGGGCCAGATCCTCGTCTTCAACAACGACATGTCCTCCTGGTACGGCAAGACCGCCGAACAGGCCGCGTCCAACCCGGACTTCGACATCGAGGGCATGGACCTCTTCGGCGCCGACGGCGGCGACCCGAAGCTGTGGGCGGCCCAGCCGGCCGGTATCTGGTCGATGATCCGCAAGGGCGCCTCGAAGGCGACGATCGAGAACGCGCTGGCCGCCGCCGACTTCTCGGCCGCGCCCTACGGCACCAAGGAGCGGATGCTCGTCGACTACGGCGTCGAGGGCACCCACTACACGGTCAAGAACGGCGTCCCGGTCAAGAACGACCTGGGCAACTCCGAGGTGGTCAACGCCTGGGTGATGCTGGCCGCGCCGGCCGCCTACTACGCCCACCCCGACTTCCCGGACGTCGCCCGCAAGCAGGTCGAGTGGCAGCAGCGGATGGGCGCCTTCATGAAGAAGACGTCGACCTTCGGTATGAACATCGTCGAGCCGACCCGCTACGCCAACCTCTCCAGCCAGTTCGAGCAGCTGGAGATCGACTACGTGCGCGGCAACCGCAAGCTGTCGGACGTCCAGGCCGCGATCTCCACCTGGAAGTCCTCCGGCGGCGACAAGCTGCGCGCCTGGTACAAGCAGCTCATCGACAAGAACGGCAGCGGCAACTGATGTCTCTCACGGCCGGGAGCAGGCCCGACGGGACTCGTCCTCCCGCGGCCGTCGAGGAACCGACGGCCGCGGTCGCCACGGCGGTGGCGGCTTCGGCGACGAAGGAGCGGGCGCCGCGCGAAGCGAGCAAGGCAGGCAAGGCAGTCAAGGCGGGCAAGGTCCCCTTCCGGATCCGGCTGCGCCGCGACCGCACGCTGATCCTGATGACGCTGCCCGTCATGGCCCTGCTCCTGCTCTTCAACTACGTTCCGCTGCTCGGCAACGTCGTCGCCTTCCAGGACTACGACCCCTACGTCTCCAGCAACGGCATCACCGCGATCTTCCACAGCCCCTGGGTCGGGGTGGAGCAGTTCTCGCGGATGATCGACGACCCGCTGTTCTGGAGCGCCGCGAAGAACACCATCGTGCTGTTCGTGCTCCAGCTGGTGCTGTTCTTCCCGATCCCCATCGCCCTCGCGCTGCTCATCAACAGCGTGATCCGGCCCCGGGTGCGGGCCGTGGCACAGGCGATCATGTATCTGCCGCACTTCTTCTCGTGGGTCCTCGTCGTCACCGTGTTCCAGCAGATCTTCGGCGGCGCGGGCATCATCGCCCAGACCCTGGAGGACCACGGGCGGAGCGGCTTCGACCTGATGACCAACGCGAGCCTGTTCAAGTTCCTGGTCACCGCGCAGGCCGTCTGGAAGGACTCCGGCTGGGGGATCATCGTCTTCCTCGCCGCGCTGGCCGCCGTCAGCACCGATCTGTACGAGGCCGCCGCCATGGACGGCGCGGGACGTTGGCGCCGTATGTGGCACGTCACGCTGCCGGCGCTGCGCCCGGTGATCGCGCTGCTGCTGGTCCTCAGGGTGGGCGACGCGCTGAGCGTGGGCTTCGAGCAGTTCCTGCTCCAGCGGTCCGCGGTCGGAGCCGGGGCCAGCGAGGTCCTCGACACCTATGTGTGGAACATGGGCATCCAGAACGGCGACTTCAGCTACGCGGCCGCGGTCGGCCTCGTCAAGGGAGCCATCGGAGTGTGCCTCGTCCTGGGTGCGAACAAGTTCGCGCACCTGCTCGGTGAGCAGGGGGTGTATCAGAAGTGAGCCTCAACACGCAGCTCATCCGCAGCCTCCAGGCCCCCGCCCGGCCCGCATGGGAGGAGGAGCCCAACAAGGCCGGCATCACCGCGAAGAGCGGTCTGCTGCTCCTGTGCTGCCTCGGGGTGCTCGGTCCGCTGTGGATCGTCATCGTCACCAGCCTCTCCCCGAAGCCGGTGATCGACCGGGTCGGCGGGCTCGTGGTGATCCCCCAGGGCATCACCTTCGTCAACTACACGGAACTGCTCAGCGGCGGACAGGTCAGCCGGGCGATCATGGTCTCGGTCGGGATCACGCTTTTCGGCACGCTGTTCTCGATGGCCGTGTCCGTGCTCGCCGCCTACGGGCTGTCCCGGCCGGGCAGCCTCGGGCACCGGTACTTCCTGATCACCATGATGGCCACGATGTTCTTCGGGGCCGGGCTCATCCCGACGTATCTGCTGGTGCAGTCGCTGGGACTGACCGACACCTATCTGTCGCTGATCCTGCCGAGTGCCGTCAGCGTCTTCAACATCCTGGTGCTGCGGGCCTTCTTCATGGGGATCTCGCCCGAACTCACCGAGTCCGCGCGCATCGACGGGGCCGGCGACATGCGGATCCTCCTGACGATCATCATGCCGCTGTCCCGGGCCGTGCTGGCCGTGATCTCCCTCTTCTACGCGGTCGGGTACTGGAGTGCCTGGTTCAACGCGTCGATCTATCTCAGCGACCAGTCGATGATGCCGTTGCAGAACGTGCTCATCCAGCTGGTGCAGAAGAACACGGAAGCGCCCACGGGGTTGGCGCAGGCGGTGCGTACGGGGCAGTTGTCATCGCTGGGGCTGCAGATGGCCGTGATGGTGCTGGCGTTGATTCCCGTGGCGATTGCTTCTCCGTTCGTCCAGCGGCACTTCAAGAAGGGCATGTTGACCGGAGCGGTGAAGGGCTGACCGTTCGCCATCCCGGAGGGGTGGTGCTGACGGACGGCGGCTGCGGGTTGTCGGTGGCTGGGCGCGCCCACGCGGCGGAGCCGCAGATCGATGCGGCCCCGCGCCCCTGGTTGGGTTCACTTTCCCTTAGTTCAGAGCGAGGTTAGTCATGCTTGCGTCCAGGCTCAGTCGGCGTGCCGTTCTTGCCGGGACCGCGGCCGCCGCCGCGATCACCACCCTTCCGTCCCTCTCGGGGACCGCCGAGGCGGCCACCCCCTCCTACCGCTGGCGCCAGGTCGCCATCGGCGGTACCGGCTTCGTCACCGGAGTTCTCTTCCACCCCTCCGTCCGAGGGCTCGCCTACGCACGGACCGACATCGGCGGTGCGTACCGGTGGGACGACAGAGCGGACCGCTGGATCCCCCTCACCGACCATCTCGGCTGGGACGACTGGAACCTCCTCGGTGTCGAGGCCATGGCCGTCGACCCCGCCCACCCGAATCGCGTGTACGTGTCCCTCGGCACCTACGCCCAGTCCTGGGCCGGCAACGGGGCCGTTCTGCGTTCCGAGGACCGCGGCGCGACGTGGGCCCGCACCGACCTGGCTGTGAAGCTCGGCGGGAACGAGGACGGCCGGGGAACGGGGGAGCGGCTGCTCGTCGACCCCCGGGACAGTGACACCCTGTGGCTCGGAACACGGCACGACGGGCTGCTCAGGTCCACCGACCGGGGCGCCACCTGGGCCGCCGCGAGCACCTTCCCCGGCACGCCGAAGGCCACCGGCCAGGGCGTCACCCTCCTCGTCGCCGCGGGCCGCAGCGTCTACGCCGGTTGGGGCGACTCCGACGGCACCGCCCCCAACCTGTACCGCACCACCGACGGCACCACCTGGGAGACCGTCCCCGCGCAGCCTTCCGGTACCTCCGCCAAGGTGCCTATCAGAGCCGCCTACGACTGCCACACCCGCGAGCTGTACGTCAGCTACGCCAACGCGCCCGGCCCGGGCGGCCAGTCCGACGGCAGTGTGCACAAGCTGGCCACGGCGAGCGGCAAATGGACCGACGTCACCCCGGTGAAGCCCGGCGGCACCACCGCCGACGGCTCCTCGGACACCTTCGCCTACGGAGGCGTCGCCGTGGACGCCCGCCGCCCCGGCACGGTCGTCGTCTCCACCAACAACCGCTGGGCGGCCGTCGACACCCTCTTCCGGACCACGGACGGCGGCCGCACCTGGACGTCCCTGAAGGACTCCGCGGTCCTCGACGTCTCCGAGACCCCGTTCCTCACCTTCGGCGCCGACAAGCCCAAGTTCGGCTGGTGGATCCAGGCCGTCGCCCTCGACCCGTACGACTCGAAGCACGTCGTCTACGGCACCGGCGCCACTCTCTACGGCACCCGGGACCTGAAGCACTGGGCCCCGCAGATCCGCGGCCTGGAGGAGACCTCCGTACGCCAGCTGATCTCGCCCTCGACCGGGCAGGCGCATCTGCTCAGCGGTCTCGGGGACATAGGTGTGATGTACCACGAGCGGCTGACGGCGTCGCCGTCGCGGGGCATGGCCTCGAACCCCGTGTTCGGGTCGGCGACGGGACTCGCCCAGGCCGCCGCCAAGCCGTCGTACGTCGTCCGGACGGGCTTCGGCGACCACGGCAACGGCGCCTTCTCCAACGACGGCGGCAAGACCTGGGCGCCCTTCGCGGCCCAGCCGGCTGTCGCCAAGGACTCGCCGGGGCCGATCGCCACCAACACCGACGGCAGCGTGCTGCTGTGGACCTTCGTGCACTGGGACGGCACCAAGTACCCCGCCCAGCGCTCCACCGACAACGGGGCGACCTGGACCGAGGTCGCCGGCTACCCCAAGGGCGCCACCCCGCTCGCCGACCCGGCCGACCCGACGCGCTTCTACGCGTACGACACCGACACCGGCACCCTGTTCGCCAGCACCGACAGCGGCCTCACCTTCACCGGGCGCGCGGGCCAACTGCCCTCCGGCGACAGCCAGTTCCAGCTGACCGCGGCCCCGGGGCGCTCCGGCGACCTGTGGCTGAGCACCAAGACGAACGGTCTCTACCGGTCCACCGACGGCGGAGCGGCCTTCGCCAAGCTCACCAGCTGCTGGGCCTCGCACACCCTCGCCTTCGGCAAGGCAGCCAAGGGCGCCGACCACCCGGCGATCTACATGGTCGGCTCCACGGAGTCGATCACCGCCGTGTACCGCTCCGACGACGGCGCGAAGAGCTGGGTGCGCATCAACGACGACCAGCACCAGTGGGGCTGGATCGGCGCGACCATCGCCGCCGACCCGCGGGTGTACGGCCGCGTCTACATCGCCACCAACGGCCGGGGCATCCAGTACGGGGAGCCCGTCTGATGGCCGCGGAAAAGAGGCCGAACCTGGGCGACGCCACCCGCGGCCGCATCCTCTTCGGCGGCGACTACAACCCCGAGCAGTGGCCCGAGGAGACCTGGCACGAGGACGTGCGGCTGATGAAGGCCGCCGGCGTCAACTCCGTCACCCTCGGCGTGTTCTCCTGGGCGAAGCTCGAACCGCAGCCGGGGGAGCGGGACTTCGGCTGGCTGGACCGGCTGATGGACCTCATGCACGCGGGCGGCATCGGGGTCGTCCTCGCCACCCCCACCTCCTCGCCGCCGCCGTGGATGGGCCATCTCCACCCCGACACCCTGCCCGTCACCGAGGACGGCCGCACCGAGCACTGGGGCGGACGCCAGCACTTCTCGCACTCCAGCGCCACCTACCGCCGTCACGCCGCCGCCATCACCGAGGACCTCGCCGCCCGCTACGGCGGCCACCCGGCCCTCACGATGTGGCACATCAACAACGAGTACTGCACCTACGACTGGAGCGACGAGGCCGCCGCCCGCTTCCGCACCTGGCTCCAGCACAGGTACGGCACCCTCGACGCGCTCAACGAGGCCTGGGGCACCGCCTTCTGGAGCCAGGGCTACGGCGACTGGGCCGAGATCCACACGCCACGCCACGCCCACTACATGAAGAACCCCAGCCAGGTTCTGGACTTCAAGCGGTTCACCTCCGACATGCTCCTGGAGTGCTACGTCGCCGAGCGGGACATCGTCCGCCGGGTCACCCCGCACATCCCGGTGACCACCAACTTCATGCCGCTGTGGGTCGGCCAGGACGCCTGGCGCTGGGCCGAGGAGGAGGACGTCGTCTCCGTCGACATCTACCCCGACCCGCGGGACCCCCTCGGCGCCCAACAGGGCGCCCTCGTCCAGGACATGACCCGCTCGCAGGCCCGCGGTCCCTGGATGCTCATGGAGCAGGCCGCCGGGCCGGTCAACTGGCGGGGCGTGAACCACCCCAAACCCCGTGGCCTGAACCGTCTTTGGTCCCTCCAGGCAGTGGCCCGGGGTGCCGACGCCGTCTGCTACTTCCAGTGGCGCCAGTCCCGGCAGGGCGCGGAGAAGTTCCACTCCGGGATGGTCAGTCACGCGGGCGAGGAAGGCCGCACCTACCAGGAGGTCAAGCAGCTCGGCGCCGAGCTCGCCCGGA
This is a stretch of genomic DNA from Streptomyces sp. NBC_00285. It encodes these proteins:
- a CDS encoding WD40/YVTN/BNR-like repeat-containing protein — protein: MLASRLSRRAVLAGTAAAAAITTLPSLSGTAEAATPSYRWRQVAIGGTGFVTGVLFHPSVRGLAYARTDIGGAYRWDDRADRWIPLTDHLGWDDWNLLGVEAMAVDPAHPNRVYVSLGTYAQSWAGNGAVLRSEDRGATWARTDLAVKLGGNEDGRGTGERLLVDPRDSDTLWLGTRHDGLLRSTDRGATWAAASTFPGTPKATGQGVTLLVAAGRSVYAGWGDSDGTAPNLYRTTDGTTWETVPAQPSGTSAKVPIRAAYDCHTRELYVSYANAPGPGGQSDGSVHKLATASGKWTDVTPVKPGGTTADGSSDTFAYGGVAVDARRPGTVVVSTNNRWAAVDTLFRTTDGGRTWTSLKDSAVLDVSETPFLTFGADKPKFGWWIQAVALDPYDSKHVVYGTGATLYGTRDLKHWAPQIRGLEETSVRQLISPSTGQAHLLSGLGDIGVMYHERLTASPSRGMASNPVFGSATGLAQAAAKPSYVVRTGFGDHGNGAFSNDGGKTWAPFAAQPAVAKDSPGPIATNTDGSVLLWTFVHWDGTKYPAQRSTDNGATWTEVAGYPKGATPLADPADPTRFYAYDTDTGTLFASTDSGLTFTGRAGQLPSGDSQFQLTAAPGRSGDLWLSTKTNGLYRSTDGGAAFAKLTSCWASHTLAFGKAAKGADHPAIYMVGSTESITAVYRSDDGAKSWVRINDDQHQWGWIGATIAADPRVYGRVYIATNGRGIQYGEPV
- a CDS encoding carbohydrate ABC transporter permease; translated protein: MSLNTQLIRSLQAPARPAWEEEPNKAGITAKSGLLLLCCLGVLGPLWIVIVTSLSPKPVIDRVGGLVVIPQGITFVNYTELLSGGQVSRAIMVSVGITLFGTLFSMAVSVLAAYGLSRPGSLGHRYFLITMMATMFFGAGLIPTYLLVQSLGLTDTYLSLILPSAVSVFNILVLRAFFMGISPELTESARIDGAGDMRILLTIIMPLSRAVLAVISLFYAVGYWSAWFNASIYLSDQSMMPLQNVLIQLVQKNTEAPTGLAQAVRTGQLSSLGLQMAVMVLALIPVAIASPFVQRHFKKGMLTGAVKG
- a CDS encoding extracellular solute-binding protein; protein product: MTPNAAAPSSGPDGPSRRSFLASTAVATAAVAGGMPLLSACGGSDSESREGTTSGKAADKLLPTYVASKVANPDLPSKNGSAAGFTGKVDLAALDASVPKKLGTGASFKIMSPFWGSPPKAGCAYYTALDAAAGTKITWQNQDGNTYGEKLGAVLASSSIPDMVVVPGWELVGKIANAVTAKFMDLGPYLAGDKVKKYPNLAAIPSDAWRMGIFGGALRGIPMPAASASTIVPYYRKDIFDKKGYTVPKSPDEFLSWAKEATSAKAKVWACGDLNWTAWNIFGVRGSGSIGWNIGDDGKLTYRIEQPEYLEALEWTRKLFDAGVVHPDDKARTGDAGNRFTAGQILVFNNDMSSWYGKTAEQAASNPDFDIEGMDLFGADGGDPKLWAAQPAGIWSMIRKGASKATIENALAAADFSAAPYGTKERMLVDYGVEGTHYTVKNGVPVKNDLGNSEVVNAWVMLAAPAAYYAHPDFPDVARKQVEWQQRMGAFMKKTSTFGMNIVEPTRYANLSSQFEQLEIDYVRGNRKLSDVQAAISTWKSSGGDKLRAWYKQLIDKNGSGN
- a CDS encoding ABC transporter permease is translated as MSLTAGSRPDGTRPPAAVEEPTAAVATAVAASATKERAPREASKAGKAVKAGKVPFRIRLRRDRTLILMTLPVMALLLLFNYVPLLGNVVAFQDYDPYVSSNGITAIFHSPWVGVEQFSRMIDDPLFWSAAKNTIVLFVLQLVLFFPIPIALALLINSVIRPRVRAVAQAIMYLPHFFSWVLVVTVFQQIFGGAGIIAQTLEDHGRSGFDLMTNASLFKFLVTAQAVWKDSGWGIIVFLAALAAVSTDLYEAAAMDGAGRWRRMWHVTLPALRPVIALLLVLRVGDALSVGFEQFLLQRSAVGAGASEVLDTYVWNMGIQNGDFSYAAAVGLVKGAIGVCLVLGANKFAHLLGEQGVYQK
- a CDS encoding beta-galactosidase codes for the protein MAAEKRPNLGDATRGRILFGGDYNPEQWPEETWHEDVRLMKAAGVNSVTLGVFSWAKLEPQPGERDFGWLDRLMDLMHAGGIGVVLATPTSSPPPWMGHLHPDTLPVTEDGRTEHWGGRQHFSHSSATYRRHAAAITEDLAARYGGHPALTMWHINNEYCTYDWSDEAAARFRTWLQHRYGTLDALNEAWGTAFWSQGYGDWAEIHTPRHAHYMKNPSQVLDFKRFTSDMLLECYVAERDIVRRVTPHIPVTTNFMPLWVGQDAWRWAEEEDVVSVDIYPDPRDPLGAQQGALVQDMTRSQARGPWMLMEQAAGPVNWRGVNHPKPRGLNRLWSLQAVARGADAVCYFQWRQSRQGAEKFHSGMVSHAGEEGRTYQEVKQLGAELARIAGEVTGSHTPNDIAVLHDWHAWWAGAQDGRLSHRVDHPDLLKAWHRALWEAHLTTDFAHPEHDLTAYKVVVVPQLYALTDTAIDNLLAYVRQGGTLVSGFLTGVADQDDRVRPGGMDARLRELFGIRTLHEWWPLDAGEHAECDGSPGGFRGTLWSEEIDKDENATTEAAYKGGELDGQPAVLRRDRAWYFSTLPEPDALRELLGRIAHDAGARPALGGLPDRVEAVRRGDLLFLLNHDREPVTVDVPGTHRDLLTGESVTDRVTLGRYGAAVLA